In a genomic window of Corvus hawaiiensis isolate bCorHaw1 chromosome Z, bCorHaw1.pri.cur, whole genome shotgun sequence:
- the SLC49A3 gene encoding solute carrier family 49 member A3 isoform X1, giving the protein MEGAEAASLLGERSLGPPAEFKTYRRRWFLLAVVCLLNCSNAMLWLTFAPVADKTAAYFHISLETVNWLSMVYLLISIPFGLVATWVLDSVGLRCAVVLSAWLNMVGSITRMFSVLKFLSLGSQSYWYLFIGQCFCALGQPLIIFSPTKLAALWFPDHQRATANMIASMSNPLGILIANLLSPALVPEGKHIPLMLGIYAVPAVTACALATLGIHEKVPPTPPSASATNSNSQPFFTGLKMLLRNKPYIILAVCFGGGIGMFTCFSALLEQILCEKGYSNDFAGLNGALFTVCGLLGAFLLGMYVDRTRKFIESTKISFCLSALASIMFAVTSRFRHQAIMLAITSSLFGFFGFAIYPIAMELAVECSYPVGEGTSTGLIFVASQIEGVILMILLQALTVHVSEDPFSTCTLDKDGALDWTTPVLVLAGLCSGMACFYVIFFHTDYKRLRAETISADLVKAEDTATTDVPES; this is encoded by the exons CTGTGGCTGACGTTTGCTCCTGTGGCTGATAAGACAGCTGCTTACTTCCACATTTCCCTGGAGACGGTCAACTGGCTCTCAATGGTGTACCTCCTCATCTCAATCCCATTTGGTCTGGTGGCAACATGGGTTCTCGACAGCGTGGGGCTCCGATGTGCT GTGGTCCTGAGTGCATGGCTGAACATGGTTGGTAGCATCACCCGGATGTTCAGTGTTCTGAAGTTCCTGAGCTTGGGTTCCCAGAGTTACTGGTACCTGTTTATTGGGCAATGCTTCTGTGCATTAGGACAGCCTCTTATCATCTTTTCACCAACAAAGCTGGCAGCACTATGGTTCCCAGACCACCAGAGAGCAACAGCAAATATGATTGCATCAATGT cCAATCCCTTGGGCATTCTTATAGCAAACTTGCTGTCACCTGCACTAGTTCCTGAAGGAAAGCACATTCCATTGATG CTGGGTATTTATGCTGTCCCAGCAGTAACAGCCTGTGCTCTAGCAACTCTGGGGATTCACGAGAAAGTCCCACCAACGCCTCCATCAGCCAGTGCCACCAACTCCAACTCACAGCCATTCTTCACTGGGCTCAAAATG cTCCTGAGAAACAAGCCATACATCATCCTGGCAGTGTGTTTTGGAGGAGGAATTGGGATGTTCACCTGCTTTTCAGCTCTGCTAGAACAGATCCTTTGTGAAAAGGGGTATTCAAAT GATTTTGCTGGCCTAAATGGTGCACTGTTCACTGTGTGTGGTTTGTTGGGTGCTTTCCTGCTAGGCATGTATGTCGACCGGACAAGGAAGTTCATAGAGTCCACCAAGATTAGTTTCTGTCTGAGTGCACTTGCCAGCATCATGTTTGCAGTG ACTTCTCGGTTCAGACATCAAGCCATCATGTTGGCCATCACCAGTTCACTCTTCggtttctttggttttgccATCTACCCCATTGCCATGGAGCTGGCTGTGGAGTGCTCCTACCCTGTGGGAGAGGGCACATCTACAGGCCTGATTTTTGTTGCAAG ccagatTGAAGGTGTGATTTTAATGATTCTTCTACAAGCTCTCACCGTCCATGTTTCTGAGGATCCATTCTCCACCTGCACCCTTGACAAGGATGGAGCACTGGACTGGACAA CTCCGGTACTGGTGCTGGCTGGCCTCTGTAGTGGTATGGCTTGTTTCTACGTCATCTTCTTCCATACTGACTACAAGCGGCTCCGTGCTGAGACAATCAGTGCTGATTTGGTCAAGGCAGAGGATACAGCAACAACAGATGTTCCTGAATCCTAA
- the SLC49A3 gene encoding solute carrier family 49 member A3 isoform X2, with translation MEGAEAASLLGERSLGPPAEFKTYRRRWFLLAVVCLLNCSNAMLWLTFAPVADKTAAYFHISLETVNWLSMVYLLISIPFGLVATWVLDSVGLRCAVVLSAWLNMVGSITRMFSVLKFLSLGSQSYWYLFIGQCFCALGQPLIIFSPTKLAALWFPDHQRATANMIASMSNPLGILIANLLSPALVPEGKHIPLMLGIYAVPAVTACALATLGIHEKVPPTPPSASATNSNSQPFFTGLKMLLRNKPYIILAVCFGGGIGMFTCFSALLEQILCEKGYSNTSRFRHQAIMLAITSSLFGFFGFAIYPIAMELAVECSYPVGEGTSTGLIFVASQIEGVILMILLQALTVHVSEDPFSTCTLDKDGALDWTTPVLVLAGLCSGMACFYVIFFHTDYKRLRAETISADLVKAEDTATTDVPES, from the exons CTGTGGCTGACGTTTGCTCCTGTGGCTGATAAGACAGCTGCTTACTTCCACATTTCCCTGGAGACGGTCAACTGGCTCTCAATGGTGTACCTCCTCATCTCAATCCCATTTGGTCTGGTGGCAACATGGGTTCTCGACAGCGTGGGGCTCCGATGTGCT GTGGTCCTGAGTGCATGGCTGAACATGGTTGGTAGCATCACCCGGATGTTCAGTGTTCTGAAGTTCCTGAGCTTGGGTTCCCAGAGTTACTGGTACCTGTTTATTGGGCAATGCTTCTGTGCATTAGGACAGCCTCTTATCATCTTTTCACCAACAAAGCTGGCAGCACTATGGTTCCCAGACCACCAGAGAGCAACAGCAAATATGATTGCATCAATGT cCAATCCCTTGGGCATTCTTATAGCAAACTTGCTGTCACCTGCACTAGTTCCTGAAGGAAAGCACATTCCATTGATG CTGGGTATTTATGCTGTCCCAGCAGTAACAGCCTGTGCTCTAGCAACTCTGGGGATTCACGAGAAAGTCCCACCAACGCCTCCATCAGCCAGTGCCACCAACTCCAACTCACAGCCATTCTTCACTGGGCTCAAAATG cTCCTGAGAAACAAGCCATACATCATCCTGGCAGTGTGTTTTGGAGGAGGAATTGGGATGTTCACCTGCTTTTCAGCTCTGCTAGAACAGATCCTTTGTGAAAAGGGGTATTCAAAT ACTTCTCGGTTCAGACATCAAGCCATCATGTTGGCCATCACCAGTTCACTCTTCggtttctttggttttgccATCTACCCCATTGCCATGGAGCTGGCTGTGGAGTGCTCCTACCCTGTGGGAGAGGGCACATCTACAGGCCTGATTTTTGTTGCAAG ccagatTGAAGGTGTGATTTTAATGATTCTTCTACAAGCTCTCACCGTCCATGTTTCTGAGGATCCATTCTCCACCTGCACCCTTGACAAGGATGGAGCACTGGACTGGACAA CTCCGGTACTGGTGCTGGCTGGCCTCTGTAGTGGTATGGCTTGTTTCTACGTCATCTTCTTCCATACTGACTACAAGCGGCTCCGTGCTGAGACAATCAGTGCTGATTTGGTCAAGGCAGAGGATACAGCAACAACAGATGTTCCTGAATCCTAA